The following proteins are co-located in the Microbulbifer sp. VAAF005 genome:
- the rpsA gene encoding 30S ribosomal protein S1, protein MSESFADLFEESLKSVEMAPGAIVTGVVIDVDKDWVTVHAGLKSEGVIPAAQFANDKGEVELQVGDEVQVALEAVEDGFGETRLSREKAKRAEAWKILDAAHAADEVVKGVISGKVKGGFTVDVANIRAFLPGSLVDVRPVRDTAHLEGKELEFKVIKLDSKRNNVVVSRRAVMEAATSEEREALLESLQEGMSVKGIVKNLTDYGAFVDLGGIDGLLHITDMAWKRIKHPSEIVNVGDEIEVKVLKFDRERSRVSLGLKQLGEDPWVSIKQRYPENSRVKAVVTNLTDYGCFAELEEGVEGLVHVSEMDWTNKNIHPSKVVQVGDEVEVMILDIDEERRRISLGIKQCQENPWDAFARKFAKGDKISGKIKSITDFGIFIGLDGSIDGLVHLSDISWNEAGEEAVRKFKKGDEIETVILGIDSERERISLGVKQLESDPFSDYVTTSDRGSIVVGTVKEVDAKQAVITLADEVEGVLRASEISRDKVEDARNVLKEGEEVEAKITSVDRKNRVISLSIKAKDQDDEKQAIKDHSKKQSEQVQPATIGDLIKAQMNNKD, encoded by the coding sequence ATGAGCGAGAGCTTTGCTGATCTATTTGAAGAGAGCCTGAAAAGCGTTGAAATGGCACCGGGCGCAATTGTTACTGGTGTTGTAATCGACGTAGATAAAGACTGGGTTACCGTTCACGCGGGCCTGAAGTCTGAAGGCGTTATCCCTGCTGCACAATTCGCCAACGATAAAGGTGAAGTTGAGCTGCAGGTGGGCGACGAAGTACAGGTTGCCCTGGAAGCTGTAGAAGACGGTTTCGGTGAAACCCGTCTGTCCCGCGAAAAAGCCAAGCGCGCTGAAGCCTGGAAAATCCTCGACGCAGCTCACGCAGCTGACGAAGTGGTTAAAGGTGTTATCAGCGGTAAGGTTAAAGGTGGCTTTACTGTTGATGTTGCCAATATCCGTGCGTTCCTGCCCGGCTCTCTGGTTGACGTTCGTCCGGTTCGCGACACCGCGCACCTGGAAGGTAAAGAGCTCGAGTTCAAAGTTATCAAGCTGGACTCCAAGCGCAACAACGTAGTTGTTTCCCGCCGCGCCGTTATGGAAGCTGCCACCTCCGAAGAGCGTGAAGCTCTGCTGGAAAGCCTGCAGGAAGGCATGAGCGTCAAGGGTATCGTGAAGAACCTGACCGACTACGGTGCTTTCGTAGACCTGGGCGGTATCGACGGCCTGCTGCACATCACCGATATGGCTTGGAAGCGCATCAAGCATCCGAGCGAGATCGTGAATGTTGGCGACGAGATCGAAGTAAAAGTACTGAAGTTCGACCGCGAGCGCAGCCGTGTATCCCTGGGCCTGAAGCAGTTGGGCGAAGATCCTTGGGTATCCATCAAGCAGCGTTACCCAGAGAACAGCCGCGTGAAGGCTGTTGTAACCAACCTGACCGACTACGGCTGCTTTGCCGAGCTGGAAGAAGGTGTGGAAGGTCTGGTACACGTTTCCGAAATGGATTGGACCAACAAGAACATTCACCCATCCAAAGTTGTCCAGGTTGGCGACGAGGTAGAGGTGATGATCCTGGATATCGACGAAGAGCGTCGTCGTATCTCCCTGGGTATCAAGCAGTGCCAGGAAAATCCGTGGGATGCCTTCGCGCGTAAATTCGCTAAGGGCGACAAGATCTCCGGTAAGATCAAGTCCATCACTGACTTTGGTATCTTCATTGGTCTCGATGGCAGCATCGACGGTCTGGTTCACCTGTCCGACATCTCCTGGAACGAAGCTGGCGAAGAAGCTGTTCGCAAGTTCAAGAAAGGCGACGAAATCGAGACTGTTATCCTGGGCATCGATTCCGAGCGTGAGCGTATCTCCCTGGGTGTCAAGCAGTTGGAGTCCGATCCATTCTCCGACTACGTTACCACCAGCGATCGCGGCAGCATCGTTGTAGGTACTGTTAAGGAAGTTGACGCTAAGCAAGCAGTAATCACCCTGGCGGACGAAGTAGAAGGCGTACTGCGCGCTTCTGAAATCAGCCGCGACAAGGTTGAAGATGCTCGCAACGTTCTGAAAGAAGGCGAAGAAGTAGAAGCTAAGATCACCAGCGTGGATCGCAAGAACCGCGTGATCAGCCTGTCTATCAAAGCCAAAGACCAGGACGACGAGAAGCAAGCTATCAAGGATCACAGCAAGAAGCAGTCTGAACAAGTTCAGCCCGCTACTATCGGTGACCTGATTAAGGCTCAAATGAATAACAAAGACTAA
- the ihfB gene encoding integration host factor subunit beta produces the protein MTKSELIERIALRLDQLPVKDVELAVKVVLDTMSDALSQGERIEIRGFGSFSLHYRAPRTGRNPKTGDAVDLAGKYVPHFKPGKELRDRVNRSMHDEASIEV, from the coding sequence ATGACCAAGTCCGAACTGATCGAAAGGATTGCGTTGAGGTTGGATCAGCTGCCAGTTAAGGATGTAGAGCTGGCGGTAAAAGTGGTGCTCGACACCATGTCAGATGCCCTGTCCCAGGGTGAGCGTATAGAGATACGCGGCTTTGGTAGCTTTTCTCTTCACTATCGAGCCCCGCGTACGGGCCGGAATCCCAAAACTGGGGATGCGGTTGATCTCGCCGGGAAATATGTCCCGCATTTCAAGCCTGGCAAAGAATTACGCGACAGAGTGAATCGAAGTATGCATGATGAGGCGAGTATCGAAGTATGA
- a CDS encoding lipopolysaccharide assembly protein LapA domain-containing protein, whose protein sequence is MSFLRWLTRIVYGVVALLCIALGVYFAVANPETVAPNIVGYQLPSGSVGFWLIGFLLLGLLLGFVVSLQPIFIKRRQVRALEKQLKKMERELHSAHRKASGD, encoded by the coding sequence TTGTCATTTTTGCGTTGGCTGACACGCATCGTCTATGGGGTCGTCGCCCTGCTGTGTATTGCTTTGGGGGTCTATTTCGCAGTTGCCAATCCGGAGACTGTCGCGCCAAATATTGTGGGCTATCAACTGCCGTCGGGAAGCGTGGGCTTCTGGCTTATCGGTTTCTTGTTATTGGGGTTGCTTCTGGGTTTTGTTGTCAGTCTGCAGCCTATTTTTATCAAGCGTCGCCAAGTACGGGCGCTCGAGAAGCAGTTGAAGAAAATGGAGCGGGAGCTACACTCCGCCCACCGCAAGGCCTCTGGAGACTGA
- the lapB gene encoding lipopolysaccharide assembly protein LapB, whose translation MLDFTYFFFLLAAIAIGWVLGRGSAKKKVEDYSEQEHALVRSYAQGLNYLLSERHDDTIDKFIDSLEVSQATFDTHLALGSLLRRRGEYDQAIRVHQNLLGRPSLSRVSQNKAQLELACDYISAGWLDRAERLLQELVETSQELKAVSLERLIEVYRDEREWAKAIHAVNLLHGRRFKRLSADWAPVQAHFCCELAEESIAAKDYLSARKHIDSALSYERSSVRANLLWGRLEYLLGKPKEAIKVLQRIPKQSPDYIPEILELLITCYGDLGDGKGLDRYLESLLREHPSNSVLIALTERIQKQDSEAAAAAFMGKQLALRPSLRGLGRFLDLHIDSTEGRARENLALLKTLIDQLIASRPHYRCSNCGFSGNQLHWLCPSCKHWDSVRSVKGIEGE comes from the coding sequence TTGCTCGATTTTACCTATTTCTTTTTCCTGCTTGCGGCAATCGCGATCGGCTGGGTGCTGGGGCGAGGCAGTGCCAAAAAGAAAGTAGAAGATTACAGTGAGCAAGAACATGCCTTAGTGCGTTCATACGCGCAGGGCCTGAATTATTTGTTGAGCGAGCGCCACGACGACACCATCGATAAATTTATTGACTCCCTAGAAGTCAGTCAGGCTACTTTTGATACCCATCTGGCCCTTGGGAGCTTATTGCGCCGAAGAGGTGAATACGACCAAGCGATTCGAGTCCATCAAAATCTACTTGGTCGTCCCAGTTTGTCCAGAGTTAGTCAAAATAAGGCCCAGCTTGAACTCGCGTGCGATTATATTTCTGCGGGCTGGTTGGATAGGGCTGAGCGCTTGCTGCAAGAGTTGGTTGAAACTTCCCAGGAACTGAAGGCTGTTAGTCTGGAGCGCCTGATTGAGGTCTATCGGGATGAAAGAGAGTGGGCTAAAGCAATCCATGCAGTAAACCTGTTGCACGGTCGACGGTTCAAGCGCCTCTCAGCTGACTGGGCGCCGGTTCAAGCTCATTTTTGCTGTGAATTGGCAGAGGAGTCTATAGCGGCAAAGGATTACCTCAGTGCGCGGAAGCATATCGACTCCGCCCTGAGTTATGAGCGCAGCTCGGTACGGGCAAATTTGCTGTGGGGGCGCCTTGAATACCTGCTTGGCAAACCAAAAGAGGCTATCAAGGTATTGCAGCGAATTCCCAAGCAAAGTCCGGACTATATTCCTGAAATCCTCGAGTTGTTGATCACTTGTTACGGGGATTTGGGGGATGGCAAAGGATTGGATCGCTATCTTGAATCCTTGTTGAGGGAGCACCCATCGAATAGCGTATTAATTGCCCTGACCGAGCGTATTCAAAAGCAAGATAGCGAGGCCGCAGCGGCGGCATTTATGGGGAAGCAGCTGGCGCTGCGCCCATCATTGAGGGGGTTGGGACGTTTTCTCGATCTTCATATAGACAGTACAGAGGGTAGGGCGAGAGAGAACCTAGCCTTACTCAAAACATTAATTGATCAACTAATAGCAAGTCGCCCTCACTACCGCTGCAGCAATTGCGGGTTTTCGGGCAACCAGTTGCACTGGTTATGCCCGAGTTGTAAGCACTGGGATTCGGTGCGCTCCGTTAAGGGGATTGAGGGCGAGTAG
- the pyrF gene encoding orotidine-5'-phosphate decarboxylase — MQSKVSSPVIVALDYDNAESALAMADQLDPSLCRVKVGKELFTAAGPDLVKTLVDRGFQVFLDLKFHDIPNTVAKAVKAAAKLGVWMVNVHASGGERMMSAAAEALQEFGENKPLLIAVTVLTSTTAEELAAVGVAAPLEKQVLHLASQAKSCGLDGVVCSAREAQLLRSECGVNFSLVTPGIRPAGSDAGDQRRTLTPSEALEQGSDYLVIGRPITAAPEPLSALKSVLAELAG; from the coding sequence TTGCAGTCTAAAGTTTCTTCTCCGGTTATCGTTGCTCTGGATTACGACAATGCTGAGTCTGCACTGGCAATGGCAGATCAGCTCGACCCGTCGCTGTGTCGGGTCAAGGTTGGTAAGGAGCTGTTTACTGCGGCTGGTCCGGATCTGGTGAAGACCCTGGTTGACCGGGGCTTCCAGGTATTTCTGGATCTTAAATTTCACGATATTCCCAATACTGTTGCAAAGGCAGTTAAAGCCGCTGCGAAATTGGGTGTATGGATGGTTAATGTCCATGCAAGTGGTGGTGAGCGGATGATGTCGGCTGCCGCCGAGGCCTTGCAGGAGTTTGGCGAAAATAAGCCTCTATTAATTGCAGTCACGGTACTTACCAGTACAACCGCTGAGGAGTTGGCTGCAGTTGGAGTAGCTGCTCCGCTGGAAAAGCAAGTGTTGCACCTAGCTTCTCAGGCTAAATCCTGCGGACTAGACGGGGTAGTCTGCTCTGCGCGAGAAGCTCAGCTACTGCGAAGTGAATGCGGCGTCAATTTTTCTTTGGTGACGCCAGGGATTCGCCCCGCGGGCTCTGATGCTGGGGATCAGCGCCGGACTTTGACTCCTTCTGAAGCTTTAGAACAGGGCTCTGACTACTTGGTTATTGGCCGGCCAATTACTGCTGCTCCCGAGCCTCTATCGGCCTTGAAGTCAGTACTGGCTGAACTGGCAGGTTAG
- a CDS encoding ComEA family DNA-binding protein produces the protein MKLTYRLFSVVFALAFSLFLNPSVYAGESESVEAKEVVLSVNVNSASAIELAERLDGIGEARAQLIVKYREEHGPFTSVEQLLNVKGIGAATLDKNRGVIRL, from the coding sequence ATGAAATTGACCTACCGATTATTTTCTGTTGTTTTTGCACTGGCATTTTCGCTTTTTCTAAACCCTTCTGTGTACGCGGGGGAGTCGGAAAGTGTTGAGGCCAAAGAAGTTGTGTTGTCAGTCAATGTCAATAGCGCCTCAGCGATTGAGCTTGCTGAGAGGCTGGATGGCATTGGCGAGGCACGAGCACAATTGATCGTCAAATATCGCGAAGAGCATGGCCCGTTCACCTCTGTAGAGCAGTTGTTGAATGTGAAAGGGATAGGTGCGGCAACCCTGGATAAAAACAGGGGTGTAATTCGGCTCTAG
- a CDS encoding nucleoside-diphosphate sugar epimerase/dehydratase: MTRVWRSVKRIHKPVLMLAFDMLMLSLAFLLAMAIRLNGVAQFLEWRMFACLGLTLVATSFIFLRLGLYRTIIRYMGQKAIIAVLQGVTLSAVMLALFSYLTTAGVPRSVPVIYWCFAFIAVGGSRWLVRLYYQTALEIHKTRVAIYGAGTAGLQMYKALVHGQLYKPVAFFDDNASKQKTFIDGLLVYNPADILEVVAGKDIAEVILAMPGVPRRRRREITKALRERGLVVKAIPGVEELLDGVGRAEDVSQTYENILGRAPVEPQKELVSGSISGKVVLVTGAGGSIGSELCRQISQWKPARLVVVESSEYALYQIERELRQQHQDDGVQFEVTALLGDVRNTERMAEIIQGFSVHTIYHAAAYKHVPLVEQNVVIGADNNVLGTLSVLEAAEQHGVEQFVLISTDKAVRPTNVMGATKRFAELICQDFGRRFNKMRVCMVRFGNVIGSSGSVIPLFTDQINAGGPVTVTHSKVTRYFMTIPEAAQLVLQAGSMGRNGDVFVLDMGEPVRIYDLAERLIRLMGHTVRDEENPDGDIEIQLTGLRPGEKLYEELLLGDNVLGTDHPMIMRAEEERLDSEALQLLVSELRDACGSHDCEQVRRILCRAVKGYSPKQGLVDVVWSRQGQVRKPSGGATVERLPLAGEAGPR, translated from the coding sequence GTGACAAGAGTTTGGCGAAGTGTAAAGAGAATCCATAAGCCGGTGCTGATGTTGGCATTTGATATGCTGATGCTGAGCTTGGCCTTTCTGCTGGCTATGGCAATCCGGCTCAATGGCGTCGCACAGTTTCTTGAGTGGCGAATGTTTGCTTGCCTGGGGTTAACATTAGTCGCTACTAGTTTTATTTTCTTACGGCTAGGTTTGTACCGGACAATTATCCGATACATGGGGCAAAAAGCTATTATCGCGGTTCTGCAAGGGGTGACCCTTTCTGCCGTGATGCTGGCGCTCTTTTCCTACTTGACTACGGCAGGGGTTCCTCGTTCTGTCCCTGTGATCTACTGGTGCTTTGCGTTTATTGCTGTGGGTGGGTCCCGCTGGTTGGTCCGCCTTTACTATCAGACTGCACTGGAAATCCATAAAACCCGAGTGGCCATTTATGGTGCTGGTACTGCGGGTCTGCAAATGTATAAGGCACTGGTTCACGGGCAGCTATATAAGCCTGTCGCCTTTTTTGATGATAATGCCTCCAAGCAAAAGACCTTTATCGATGGGTTGCTGGTGTATAACCCCGCAGACATACTTGAAGTTGTTGCAGGTAAGGACATAGCAGAAGTTATTTTGGCTATGCCGGGAGTGCCTAGGCGCCGCCGCAGGGAGATAACCAAGGCGCTCAGAGAGCGAGGCCTGGTGGTAAAGGCGATTCCCGGAGTGGAGGAGCTGCTCGACGGAGTGGGGCGAGCAGAGGATGTTTCACAGACGTATGAGAATATCCTGGGGCGAGCTCCTGTTGAGCCTCAGAAGGAGCTCGTTTCTGGCTCCATCAGCGGCAAGGTGGTTTTGGTTACTGGTGCTGGCGGGTCCATAGGGTCAGAATTGTGCAGGCAGATATCGCAATGGAAGCCTGCCAGGCTGGTTGTAGTTGAGTCCTCTGAGTATGCCCTCTATCAGATAGAGCGCGAGCTGCGACAGCAGCACCAGGATGATGGGGTCCAGTTTGAGGTAACCGCGCTGCTTGGCGATGTGCGTAACACTGAGCGTATGGCGGAAATCATCCAGGGTTTCTCTGTGCATACAATTTACCATGCAGCCGCATATAAGCATGTGCCCCTGGTTGAGCAGAATGTCGTTATTGGTGCCGACAATAATGTCCTGGGTACCCTCTCCGTACTTGAGGCCGCAGAGCAGCATGGAGTTGAGCAGTTTGTGCTTATCTCTACTGATAAGGCTGTTCGGCCAACCAATGTGATGGGGGCCACCAAAAGATTTGCCGAGCTGATTTGCCAGGATTTTGGCCGCCGCTTTAATAAGATGCGCGTGTGCATGGTCAGGTTTGGTAATGTTATCGGCTCTTCCGGTTCAGTAATTCCCTTGTTCACGGATCAGATCAACGCTGGTGGTCCGGTAACGGTAACCCACTCAAAAGTAACTCGTTACTTTATGACAATTCCCGAAGCAGCTCAGCTGGTATTGCAGGCTGGGAGCATGGGGCGGAATGGGGATGTATTTGTTCTCGATATGGGTGAACCGGTTCGCATCTACGATCTGGCCGAGCGCTTGATTCGCTTGATGGGGCACACGGTAAGGGATGAAGAAAACCCTGATGGCGATATTGAAATTCAGCTCACTGGATTGCGCCCTGGGGAGAAATTGTACGAAGAATTGTTGTTGGGGGATAACGTGCTAGGCACGGACCACCCAATGATTATGCGCGCCGAAGAGGAGCGTCTCGACAGTGAGGCTTTGCAACTTCTGGTTTCGGAGCTCAGGGATGCGTGCGGCTCTCATGATTGCGAGCAGGTCCGCAGGATTCTTTGCCGGGCAGTAAAAGGCTATTCGCCCAAGCAGGGATTGGTCGATGTTGTCTGGTCGAGGCAAGGGCAGGTGCGGAAACCAAGTGGAGGAGCGACGGTAGAGAGGTTGCCGCTGGCCGGGGAGGCTGGCCCCCGCTAG
- the uvrB gene encoding excinuclease ABC subunit UvrB produces MESRPFKVESKYQPAGDQPLAIEQLSEGIDDGLSHQTLLGVTGSGKTFTMANIIERLQRPAIVMAHNKTLAAQLYGEFKEFFPKNAVEYFVSYYDYYQPEAYVPSSDTFIEKDASVNEHIEQMRLSATKALIERRDVIVVATVSAIYGLGDPDKYLKMVLHLDRGDLVDQRTILRRLAELQYTRNDADFRRATYRVRGDVIDIYPADSDLEAVRLSLFDEEIEEITIFDPLTGEQLRKVPRVTIFPKSHYVTPRETIVSAIDEIKDELRGRLEQLRGNNKLVEAQRLDQRTRYDVEMMQELGYCNGVENYSRYLSGRESGQPPPTLFDYLPSDALLFIDESHVTVPQIGGMYRGDRSRKETLVEYGFRLPSALDNRPLKFEEWEGLAPQTVFVSATPGVYEQENAGQVVEQVVRPTGLVDPEVEVRPALTQVDDALSEIHRCVDADQRVLITVLTKRMAEDLTEYLSESGVRVRYLHSDIDTVERVEIIRDLRIGEFDVLVGINLLREGLDMPEVALVAIFDADKEGFLRSDRSLIQTIGRAARNLEGRAILYADKVTGSMERALEETRRRREKQLAFNEEHGITPKGIRKSVADILEGAVAPGVPKKGRRKVAEGKGEYKVDVEALTDKQRWARVAELEEQMYQHAKNLEFEAAAKLRDEITHLKGVE; encoded by the coding sequence ATGGAGTCGCGACCTTTTAAGGTGGAATCCAAGTATCAGCCAGCGGGCGATCAGCCTCTGGCGATAGAGCAGTTGTCAGAGGGGATTGATGATGGTCTGAGCCATCAAACGCTGCTGGGTGTTACCGGTTCGGGTAAGACCTTCACTATGGCGAATATTATTGAGCGCCTGCAGCGGCCGGCCATTGTGATGGCCCACAATAAGACGCTGGCGGCTCAGCTCTACGGGGAGTTTAAAGAGTTTTTCCCCAAGAATGCCGTGGAGTATTTTGTCTCTTATTACGACTACTACCAGCCGGAAGCTTACGTTCCCTCTTCGGACACCTTTATCGAAAAGGATGCATCCGTAAACGAGCATATCGAGCAGATGCGCCTCTCGGCCACCAAGGCACTTATTGAGCGGCGCGATGTGATAGTGGTCGCCACAGTTTCGGCAATTTACGGTTTGGGTGACCCCGATAAATATTTGAAGATGGTCCTGCATCTGGATCGCGGCGATCTCGTTGACCAACGCACTATCCTCAGGCGCTTGGCTGAACTGCAATACACCCGCAACGATGCAGATTTCCGTCGCGCTACTTACCGGGTGCGTGGCGATGTTATCGATATCTACCCGGCAGACTCCGATTTGGAAGCGGTGCGCTTGTCTCTTTTTGATGAAGAGATCGAAGAGATCACCATATTTGACCCGCTGACTGGGGAGCAGCTCAGGAAGGTGCCCCGGGTGACCATCTTCCCCAAGAGCCACTATGTGACGCCGCGAGAGACGATCGTCAGTGCTATCGATGAAATCAAAGATGAGCTGCGAGGACGCCTGGAGCAATTGCGTGGAAACAACAAGCTGGTTGAAGCGCAAAGGTTGGATCAGCGCACCCGCTACGATGTGGAAATGATGCAGGAGTTGGGTTACTGCAATGGCGTGGAGAACTATTCCCGCTATCTCTCCGGTCGTGAATCTGGCCAGCCGCCGCCCACGCTATTCGATTACTTGCCCAGCGATGCGTTGCTGTTTATCGATGAAAGCCATGTAACGGTGCCGCAAATCGGCGGAATGTATCGCGGAGACCGATCGCGCAAGGAAACCCTGGTGGAGTATGGCTTCCGCCTTCCATCGGCCCTGGATAATCGCCCCCTCAAATTTGAGGAGTGGGAAGGCTTGGCACCCCAGACGGTTTTTGTGTCCGCAACCCCAGGGGTCTATGAGCAAGAGAATGCGGGGCAAGTGGTCGAGCAGGTGGTTCGCCCGACAGGGTTGGTGGACCCGGAAGTCGAAGTTCGCCCAGCATTGACCCAGGTAGATGATGCCCTGTCTGAAATTCACCGTTGTGTGGATGCCGATCAGCGAGTACTGATAACCGTATTGACCAAGCGGATGGCGGAAGACCTGACTGAATATCTCTCCGAAAGTGGTGTTCGTGTCCGCTACTTACACTCCGACATTGATACTGTCGAGAGGGTGGAAATTATCCGGGACCTGCGTATCGGCGAGTTTGACGTGCTAGTTGGCATTAACTTGCTGCGAGAAGGCCTGGATATGCCGGAAGTTGCCCTGGTGGCAATTTTCGATGCTGATAAAGAGGGCTTCCTCCGTTCCGATCGCTCGCTGATCCAGACCATTGGGCGGGCTGCGCGAAATCTGGAGGGGAGGGCGATTCTCTATGCGGACAAAGTCACCGGCTCTATGGAGCGCGCACTTGAAGAGACTCGTCGTCGCCGCGAGAAGCAGTTGGCCTTTAACGAGGAGCATGGCATTACTCCAAAAGGTATCCGCAAGAGTGTGGCGGATATTCTGGAGGGAGCGGTGGCCCCCGGCGTGCCGAAGAAAGGGCGTCGCAAAGTTGCCGAGGGTAAAGGTGAGTACAAGGTGGATGTTGAGGCCCTTACCGATAAGCAGCGCTGGGCCCGAGTTGCCGAGCTGGAAGAGCAAATGTACCAGCATGCGAAGAACCTGGAATTTGAAGCAGCAGCAAAATTGCGCGATGAGATTACCCACTTAAAAGGTGTGGAATAA
- the thrS gene encoding threonine--tRNA ligase has product MPVVTLPDGSRREFSAPVSVHDVAADIGPGLAKAALAGVVDGKEVDTSYVIDTDVNLAIITDRQPEGLEVIRHSTAHLLAQAVKQLYPTAQVTIGPVIENGFYYDFAYERQFTPEDLEKIEERMEVLAKEDITVSRRLMPRKEAVKYFREMGEEYKAEIIDSIPSDEDISLYRQGDFEDLCRGPHVPSTGRLKAFKLTKVAGAYWRGDSNNEMLTRVYGTAWANKKELKAYLRRIEEAEKRDHRKLAKKFDLFHIQEEAPGMVFWHPNGWTIYSTIEQYMRRRQREFGYKEIKTPQLVDFSLWRKSGHADKFGDDMFTLTSEERQFAIKPMNCPCHVQVFNQGLRSYRDLPLRLAEFGSCHRSEPSGSLHGLMRVRGFVQDDGHIFCSEDQIQSEVSDFMDLLHSVYKDFGFQDVIYRLSTRPEKRVGSDESWDKAEKALADALDAAGLPWEELPGEGAFYGPKIEFSLKDCLGRVWQCGTIQVDFSMPGRLDAQFVAEDGSRQSPVMLHRAALGSFERFIGILIEHYEGAFPTWLAPQQVAIMNITDRQAEYCRNLQDRLGELQYRATADLRNEKIGFKIREHTLQRVPYLLVIGDKEVESQTVAVRTRSGEDLGTMTYESFLEILEQDVNRRGRLTEDNA; this is encoded by the coding sequence ATGCCCGTTGTTACTCTCCCCGATGGTTCCCGTCGAGAATTTTCTGCTCCGGTTTCCGTACACGATGTAGCCGCTGATATCGGCCCTGGTTTGGCAAAAGCCGCACTTGCTGGCGTTGTAGACGGCAAGGAAGTCGATACCAGTTACGTTATTGATACCGACGTAAATCTGGCAATTATTACTGATCGTCAGCCCGAGGGCCTGGAAGTGATCCGTCACTCCACGGCGCACTTGCTGGCACAAGCAGTTAAACAGCTGTACCCCACAGCCCAGGTCACCATTGGCCCGGTTATCGAAAACGGCTTCTATTACGATTTCGCCTATGAGCGTCAGTTTACGCCGGAAGATCTTGAGAAGATCGAAGAGCGTATGGAAGTGCTGGCGAAAGAAGACATTACTGTCAGTCGCCGCCTGATGCCGCGCAAAGAAGCGGTTAAGTACTTCCGCGAAATGGGCGAAGAGTACAAGGCTGAGATTATCGACAGCATCCCCAGCGATGAAGATATTTCTCTCTACCGTCAGGGTGATTTTGAAGATTTGTGTCGCGGTCCCCACGTACCTTCCACCGGAAGATTGAAAGCGTTCAAGCTGACCAAGGTGGCTGGCGCATACTGGCGCGGTGACTCCAACAATGAAATGTTGACCCGTGTTTACGGCACTGCCTGGGCCAACAAAAAAGAACTGAAAGCTTACCTGCGCCGCATCGAAGAGGCAGAAAAGCGCGATCACCGCAAGCTGGCGAAGAAATTTGACCTTTTCCATATCCAGGAAGAGGCGCCCGGCATGGTGTTCTGGCACCCGAACGGCTGGACCATTTACAGCACTATCGAGCAGTATATGCGTCGCCGCCAGCGCGAATTCGGCTACAAAGAAATCAAGACTCCACAGCTGGTAGATTTCAGCCTGTGGCGCAAGTCCGGTCACGCCGATAAGTTTGGCGATGACATGTTCACGCTGACCAGTGAAGAGCGTCAGTTCGCCATTAAACCGATGAACTGTCCTTGTCATGTACAGGTATTCAACCAGGGTCTGCGCAGCTACCGCGACCTGCCGCTGCGTCTGGCGGAGTTTGGCTCCTGTCATCGCAGCGAGCCCTCCGGTTCCCTGCACGGCCTGATGCGCGTGCGCGGCTTTGTACAGGATGATGGCCATATCTTCTGTAGCGAAGACCAGATTCAGTCAGAAGTTTCTGACTTTATGGATCTGCTGCACTCCGTTTATAAGGATTTCGGCTTCCAGGACGTTATCTACCGTCTCTCCACTCGCCCGGAGAAGCGCGTAGGTTCCGATGAGAGCTGGGATAAGGCTGAAAAAGCCCTGGCCGACGCACTGGATGCCGCTGGCCTGCCGTGGGAAGAGCTGCCGGGTGAAGGCGCTTTCTACGGACCGAAGATCGAATTCTCCCTGAAAGACTGCCTCGGCCGTGTATGGCAGTGCGGTACCATTCAGGTGGACTTCTCCATGCCGGGCCGCCTGGATGCCCAGTTTGTAGCGGAAGATGGCTCGCGCCAGTCCCCGGTAATGCTGCACCGCGCAGCCCTGGGTTCCTTCGAGCGCTTTATCGGAATCCTGATTGAGCACTACGAAGGTGCGTTCCCCACCTGGCTCGCGCCGCAGCAGGTGGCGATCATGAATATCACCGATCGCCAGGCCGAATATTGTCGCAATTTGCAAGATCGTTTGGGTGAGCTGCAATACCGCGCCACAGCTGACTTGAGAAACGAGAAGATCGGCTTTAAAATCCGCGAGCACACGCTTCAGCGTGTTCCTTATCTATTGGTAATTGGCGATAAGGAAGTAGAAAGTCAGACCGTGGCAGTACGTACCCGTAGCGGTGAAGATCTTGGTACAATGACGTATGAGTCATTCCTCGAGATCCTCGAGCAAGACGTGAATCGTCGCGGTCGTTTGACAGAAGATAATGCATAA